One genomic window of Chrysiogenes arsenatis DSM 11915 includes the following:
- a CDS encoding SH3 domain-containing protein — translation MNKKTLLPMLAMLAAATVSYAGNTTSIRGMSTAEYLNMRTGPGPSYPISAVLTKAQEVTVHESVQSQTGYQWYRVTVNEREGYVYGAHLKVENMIPSTARKAETVAPVAVAPTPLPTAVPQRTLTPRQRMQLIAQADRLFQAGRYHESLAVHEDIAAHMQPTRQLLINRAYLYGKLSMEAQAHTFIAENKTKAISLAYAYGVGHLEENRPADQLRDFLLAYLTHDHQSSLTFLLGVLHERQGDHAAALNWYAQANQRHPNNAHYSYALARMQELAGKAEEARQHYRVVTRSSDQQLVRYAQQRLEHITFQGAW, via the coding sequence ATGAACAAAAAAACTCTTCTCCCTATGTTAGCCATGTTGGCCGCCGCTACTGTAAGTTACGCAGGTAATACCACTTCCATACGTGGTATGAGCACCGCCGAATATCTGAACATGCGTACAGGGCCAGGTCCATCGTATCCCATCAGTGCCGTACTGACGAAAGCGCAAGAGGTCACTGTACACGAAAGCGTTCAAAGCCAGACAGGCTATCAGTGGTATCGCGTTACGGTGAACGAGCGCGAAGGGTATGTGTATGGTGCCCACCTGAAAGTGGAAAACATGATACCGTCTACCGCCCGAAAAGCCGAAACGGTAGCACCCGTGGCCGTGGCTCCCACGCCGCTACCAACTGCTGTGCCACAACGTACTCTCACACCACGCCAGCGGATGCAGTTGATCGCCCAAGCCGATCGACTCTTTCAGGCAGGGCGCTATCACGAAAGCTTAGCGGTGCACGAAGACATTGCCGCGCACATGCAACCGACTCGGCAATTGCTGATTAACCGCGCTTACTTATACGGTAAGCTCTCTATGGAAGCACAGGCACACACCTTTATTGCCGAAAATAAAACGAAAGCCATTTCCCTTGCCTATGCTTATGGTGTCGGGCATCTGGAAGAAAACCGCCCGGCCGACCAATTGCGCGACTTTCTGCTCGCCTATCTCACGCACGATCATCAAAGTTCCTTGACGTTCCTTCTCGGTGTACTCCACGAACGGCAAGGCGACCACGCCGCCGCGCTCAACTGGTACGCACAAGCCAACCAGCGCCACCCCAATAATGCACACTATAGCTATGCCCTTGCGCGGATGCAGGAACTGGCTGGTAAAGCTGAAGAAGCACGCCAACACTACCGCGTCGTTACCCGCTCCAGCGATCAACAACTCGTGCGCTACGCGCAACAGCGGTTAGAGCACATTACCTTTCAGGGAGCATGGTAA
- a CDS encoding GspE/PulE family protein, giving the protein MSGPSRKIRIGDMLIEAGLLSQEQLMQALDEQKKSGKKLGRVLIDSGMVQEEAFLRLLAEKAHLPFVELKHYKFKEEQSQKMPETLARRYRSIILTERPDGILVGMADPMDIFAIDEMQRVLRRPVFPAVVRESELNTALNTIYRNQEDIVSIAEELESELKGTTDFDLSGIMSSGKNKSSELLVARLLQSILEDAIQAKASDIHIEPDENILRIRHRIDGHLREKTMKKQRIDAALVMRLKILSNLDISEKRIPQDGRFNIKIKDHVVDVRVSTLPSQYGETVVLRLLDQSQGILRLEKIGMQDAMLERFRNLIRRPHGMILVTGPTGSGKTTTLYGAINELNTPEVKIITAEDPVEYRLPRITQCQINTKVGLTFAKVLRSSLRQDPDIIFVGEMRDQETAEIGLRAALTGHLVLSTLHTNDAVSTAMRLIDMGAEPFLVATALRGILAQRLIRRICENCKQPHQLEKREKLWVEYLTGKPFDENARFFRGRGCEYCNNTGYSGRMGVYELLEINEVLMDALRSEDATAFGKAAKSDPHYRPLALSALDAASEGKTSLDEVFKISASLDDRPEKLELAVETEPTPPPLVLAPNISAMSLDKGI; this is encoded by the coding sequence ATGTCAGGCCCCAGTCGTAAAATTCGTATTGGGGATATGCTGATCGAAGCTGGCTTGCTCTCGCAAGAACAGCTTATGCAAGCGCTTGACGAACAAAAAAAATCGGGAAAAAAACTTGGCCGCGTCCTGATTGATAGCGGCATGGTGCAAGAAGAAGCCTTTCTGCGCCTTCTCGCCGAAAAAGCCCATCTCCCGTTTGTAGAGCTGAAACACTACAAATTCAAAGAAGAGCAGTCGCAGAAAATGCCTGAAACACTGGCACGGCGCTATCGCAGCATTATTCTGACCGAGCGCCCCGATGGGATCCTTGTCGGGATGGCTGACCCGATGGATATCTTTGCGATTGACGAAATGCAACGTGTGCTGCGCCGCCCCGTTTTTCCCGCCGTCGTACGCGAATCGGAACTAAACACCGCTCTCAATACCATTTACCGTAACCAAGAAGACATTGTTTCGATAGCCGAAGAGCTGGAAAGCGAACTCAAAGGTACCACCGACTTTGACCTCAGCGGCATTATGAGCAGTGGCAAAAATAAATCGTCAGAACTTCTGGTGGCGCGACTGCTGCAATCCATTCTGGAAGACGCCATTCAAGCCAAAGCCTCGGATATCCACATTGAACCGGACGAAAACATCCTGCGCATCCGCCACCGTATCGACGGTCATCTGCGCGAAAAAACTATGAAAAAGCAACGGATAGACGCCGCCCTTGTCATGCGTCTCAAAATTCTTTCCAACCTTGATATCTCGGAAAAGCGGATACCGCAAGATGGCCGCTTTAACATCAAAATAAAAGATCACGTGGTTGATGTGCGGGTTTCCACCCTTCCCAGCCAATACGGTGAAACCGTGGTGTTGCGACTGCTCGACCAATCGCAAGGGATATTACGGCTCGAAAAAATTGGTATGCAAGATGCTATGTTGGAACGCTTCCGTAACCTTATCCGCCGTCCCCACGGCATGATCCTTGTGACCGGCCCGACCGGCAGTGGGAAAACCACCACCCTTTATGGTGCCATCAATGAGCTGAACACTCCGGAAGTCAAGATTATCACAGCTGAAGACCCGGTAGAATATCGCCTTCCGCGTATTACTCAATGTCAGATCAATACGAAGGTTGGCCTTACCTTTGCCAAAGTCTTGCGTTCCTCACTCCGACAAGATCCCGATATTATTTTTGTCGGGGAAATGCGCGACCAAGAAACCGCCGAAATCGGCTTGCGCGCCGCCTTGACCGGTCACTTGGTGCTTTCTACGCTGCATACAAACGATGCCGTGAGTACGGCGATGCGCCTGATCGACATGGGTGCAGAACCCTTTTTAGTTGCGACTGCGCTGCGTGGTATTTTGGCACAACGGCTTATCCGCCGTATTTGTGAGAACTGCAAACAACCCCATCAACTGGAAAAACGTGAAAAATTATGGGTGGAATATCTGACAGGGAAACCGTTCGACGAAAATGCTCGGTTTTTCCGGGGGCGTGGCTGCGAATACTGCAATAACACGGGCTACAGTGGCCGTATGGGTGTGTACGAGTTGCTTGAAATCAACGAAGTGCTTATGGATGCGCTGCGCAGTGAAGATGCTACTGCTTTTGGCAAAGCCGCAAAAAGCGACCCGCACTATCGGCCATTGGCACTGAGCGCCCTTGATGCCGCCAGCGAAGGGAAAACATCGCTGGACGAAGTATTTAAAATTTCTGCGTCACTTGACGATCGACCAGAAAAACTGGAGTTAGCCGTTGAAACGGAACCGACTCCGCCACCACTGGTGCTGGCACCAAATATTTCTGCCATGAGTCTCGATAAAGGGATATAA
- a CDS encoding type II secretion system F family protein: protein MPSFQYKGRDASGKPVSGVMDANNADDIASDLFAQGITPITITPAKGGGSGAQRAMKDDADSKESFWQKLNQQPISSDDILMFCRQMYALIKAGVPLMRTLHGLADASPNKSMQKVLADIANQLESGMSLSACLQSHPKIFPPITVNMVYIGENTGQLDRAFLQIAAFLEMDKTNKKRIKQATRYPTIICTAMFLALTVINVFVIPAFTSVFAKLGSDLPLATRFLIGMSGLFTNYWWAMIITVVVSVIAYRSYKRTPSGAFNVDRYSLKMPLIGKITELIILSRFCRTLAMMLSSGVPALQALSAVARSLGNLYIAQSVDDMRMSIEGGESLSRSAAATGRFSPMVLQMLAVGEETGATDTMLIETADFYDQQIEYDLKRLSDALEPILLVFMGVLVLILALGIFMPMWSMGSAMK, encoded by the coding sequence ATGCCAAGCTTTCAGTATAAAGGGCGCGATGCCAGCGGTAAACCAGTAAGCGGTGTGATGGATGCCAATAATGCCGACGATATCGCTAGCGACCTCTTTGCGCAGGGGATCACTCCGATTACCATTACTCCCGCCAAAGGAGGCGGTAGCGGAGCGCAACGCGCCATGAAAGATGACGCCGACTCCAAAGAGTCATTCTGGCAGAAACTGAATCAGCAACCTATCAGCTCTGACGATATCTTAATGTTTTGCCGTCAAATGTATGCGCTGATCAAAGCTGGTGTACCGCTGATGCGCACCCTGCATGGATTGGCTGACGCCTCCCCGAATAAAAGCATGCAGAAAGTTCTGGCAGACATTGCCAATCAGCTTGAATCAGGTATGTCGCTTTCGGCTTGCCTGCAAAGTCATCCAAAGATTTTCCCGCCAATCACTGTCAATATGGTGTACATCGGCGAAAATACCGGGCAACTCGACCGTGCTTTTTTGCAAATCGCCGCCTTTTTAGAAATGGATAAAACCAATAAAAAACGGATTAAACAGGCAACCCGCTACCCGACTATTATTTGTACCGCCATGTTTTTAGCACTGACCGTTATTAACGTCTTTGTTATCCCCGCGTTTACGTCAGTATTTGCCAAACTTGGAAGCGACCTCCCCCTTGCCACCCGCTTTTTGATCGGCATGTCAGGGTTGTTTACCAATTACTGGTGGGCGATGATTATTACCGTGGTTGTATCCGTCATCGCCTATCGATCCTACAAGCGAACACCAAGCGGCGCATTTAATGTTGACCGCTACAGCCTGAAGATGCCGCTGATCGGCAAAATTACGGAACTCATTATCCTTTCGCGTTTCTGCCGTACGCTGGCCATGATGCTCAGTTCCGGCGTCCCTGCCTTGCAGGCTCTTTCCGCCGTCGCCCGCTCGTTGGGGAACCTCTATATTGCGCAGTCCGTCGACGACATGCGGATGAGTATTGAAGGGGGCGAATCGCTCTCACGGAGCGCCGCCGCTACCGGACGCTTTTCGCCAATGGTATTGCAAATGCTGGCGGTAGGCGAAGAAACCGGTGCAACTGATACCATGCTGATCGAAACCGCCGATTTTTATGACCAACAAATTGAGTACGACCTCAAACGGCTCTCCGACGCGTTAGAACCGATTCTGCTTGTGTTTATGGGAGTGCTCGTGCTTATACTGGCGCTTGGCATATTTATGCCAATGTGGAGTATGGGCAGCGCGATGAAGTAA
- a CDS encoding UPF0175 family protein, with protein sequence MQLNVEIPSHFPDAVQCTPEQFMQEAKFAMAAKLYEIGRLSSGMAAVLAGVSRVQFLLELSRYGVPVIDLTENELSDDVNNA encoded by the coding sequence ATGCAATTGAATGTAGAAATTCCCAGTCATTTTCCAGATGCCGTGCAATGTACCCCTGAACAATTTATGCAAGAAGCCAAGTTCGCTATGGCAGCCAAGTTATACGAAATAGGGCGACTTTCTTCAGGTATGGCTGCTGTTTTGGCAGGGGTGAGCCGGGTGCAGTTTCTGCTTGAGCTCAGTCGTTATGGCGTGCCTGTTATCGACCTTACAGAAAACGAGCTCTCTGATGATGTCAATAATGCCTGA
- a CDS encoding type II secretion system protein: MRSRKAFTMLELVVVIVILGILAGSATMLWPGRDLEVGAYSERLVSDIRYVQLRTMTCETCSEGAFVISGNSYAFTLDGVAESFADGDTTRNLGSKGFVLSGSNIIFDNEFGVPNIVTHATMILSGTTICIYAQTGHAEVGACE; the protein is encoded by the coding sequence GTGCGCTCCAGAAAAGCCTTTACCATGCTGGAACTGGTTGTTGTGATTGTCATTCTTGGCATCCTTGCCGGTAGTGCAACTATGCTCTGGCCGGGGCGTGATCTAGAAGTTGGCGCCTATTCCGAGCGGCTCGTCAGCGATATCCGGTATGTGCAATTGCGTACCATGACCTGTGAAACCTGCAGCGAAGGGGCATTTGTTATCAGTGGTAATAGTTACGCGTTTACGCTTGATGGCGTTGCCGAATCCTTTGCCGATGGCGACACCACACGTAATCTAGGCAGCAAAGGTTTTGTTTTGTCTGGTAGTAATATCATTTTTGATAATGAATTTGGTGTTCCCAACATTGTAACTCACGCCACCATGATCCTTTCCGGAACCACCATTTGTATTTACGCACAAACTGGCCATGCTGAGGTGGGTGCATGCGAGTAA
- a CDS encoding type IV pilus modification PilV family protein: MRVTKGFSLIEMIVFIVVIGIAATGLLGVFAPVLLGAPTSGDILRRTYLAMERVELMYAYARQDSFDEWCATGGAPCSSTAYTVTHLIDSGDYLGSNPVYHITVNVSDGVDAMNFVFENVYLVSE, translated from the coding sequence ATGCGAGTAACCAAAGGTTTTTCGCTGATTGAAATGATAGTATTTATTGTGGTAATCGGCATCGCCGCCACGGGATTGCTTGGTGTGTTCGCACCAGTGTTGCTGGGCGCCCCTACCAGTGGTGATATTTTGCGCCGCACCTACCTTGCTATGGAACGTGTCGAGCTGATGTATGCCTATGCCAGACAGGATAGTTTCGATGAATGGTGTGCGACTGGCGGTGCACCGTGTTCTAGCACTGCGTACACAGTTACCCACCTGATTGATTCTGGCGACTATCTCGGGAGCAACCCCGTGTACCACATCACGGTGAATGTTTCAGACGGGGTCGATGCTATGAACTTTGTATTTGAAAACGTCTACCTTGTCAGCGAGTAA
- a CDS encoding PulJ/GspJ family protein produces MKNARGFTFLELILTLTIMGILFAASAPLVSSSLDAYLTARDMSADLIEVNLAMERMSREIRDAQAIHSGSTATQIGFTRSDGISACFAADNNRIVRYTDDECTANATPLTGAMLVNGATPFQYFSVSGSCTALVSAASISNDTHIVTITLDGTNTGAPFRTSVYVRKDDNSCMN; encoded by the coding sequence ATGAAAAATGCTCGTGGCTTTACTTTTCTCGAACTGATCTTGACTCTTACCATCATGGGGATACTTTTTGCAGCGTCAGCACCACTGGTAAGCAGCAGTCTTGACGCCTACCTAACCGCACGGGACATGAGTGCTGATTTAATCGAAGTAAACCTTGCGATGGAGCGGATGAGCCGTGAAATTCGTGACGCACAGGCTATCCACAGCGGGAGTACTGCAACACAAATTGGCTTTACCCGTAGCGATGGCATCAGTGCCTGTTTTGCTGCCGACAATAACCGCATTGTCCGTTATACTGACGATGAATGTACCGCCAACGCAACGCCGCTGACGGGTGCAATGTTAGTCAATGGAGCGACTCCGTTTCAGTATTTTTCAGTTTCAGGGTCGTGTACGGCGCTTGTGAGCGCAGCTAGTATCAGTAATGATACGCATATTGTAACGATAACGCTTGATGGAACAAATACCGGCGCACCATTTCGTACCTCCGTGTACGTTCGTAAAGACGATAATTCATGTATGAACTAA